In Rhododendron vialii isolate Sample 1 chromosome 9a, ASM3025357v1, the following are encoded in one genomic region:
- the LOC131300770 gene encoding ATP-dependent DNA helicase Q-like 5 — translation MLRATTKTLDDVMCELEIPQTDLIKSVHLRDNLLLSVSLSRNRQVWINKIFRMKDLMSFLKSSPFVDIKSIIIYCKFQFETDLISKHLCDNNISAMVVATVAFGMGLDKRDFGAVRIRNLIRHLRRWSCFLAVNQDGVEDFLVVK, via the exons ATG CTGCGCGCAACCACCAAAACTTTGGACGATGTAATGTGTGAACTGGAGATTCCCCAAACAGATCTCATCAAGTCAGTCCATTTGAGGGACAACTTACTGTTGTCAGTTAGTTTGAGCAGAAACAGGCAAGTGTGGATCAATAAAATATTTAG AATGAAGGATCTGATGTCGTTTCTCAAGTCCTCCCCCTTTGTGGACATTAAAAGCATCATTATATACTGCAAATTTCAG TTTGAAACTGATTTGATCAGCAAACACTTATGTGACAACAATATTTCGGCAATG GTTGTAGCAACCGTGGCATTTGGCATGGGACTTGACAAGAGGGACTTTGGAGCTGTAAGAATTAGGAACTTAATTAGGCATT TAAGGAGATGGAGTTGCTTTTTGGCAGTTAAccaagatggagttgaagaTTTTTTGGTAGTTAAATAG